The genomic DNA CGCCATCATGCGGCGGGATTGGTCGCTGCGCCAGTAGGCGCTCTTGAACACCTGCCGCGGGATCCCGAACTGGCGGGCGAAGCTGCGCGGTTGTCCGATCATCTCCCCGATCAGCCACCGGAGAAGCAGGGGGAAGGCGATGGCGTAGGCCGCACGCCGAAGACGTCCCGCGCGCCGCATCCGCTCGGCCAGATGGTCGTCGGCGAACGAGATGTGGCGTGCTTCCTCGGCGAGGTGGATGTAGGTGATCTTGTGCAGCAGTGGGGGCACCCCCGCGAGACCGCGGTGCTGCACGGTCTGCTGGTGGTGCAGGGGTTGCTCGCCGCACAGCACGCCGATGAAGTGGATGACATTGAAGTAACCACCGAGAAAACCCAGAATGGGCGCGAAAATCCTGGAGGCCCTTCGCATTCCCGGGACATCCTCGCCGGTTCGGTTGACGAACTCCTGGAACATCTGGATGTGGTTGCATTCTTCGCCGAGTTCATGCACCAGGTAACGGAACACCGGGGACCCGTTGGGCAGTTTTCCGCTGTAATGCAGGACGCCACGGATCAGGACCATCTCGAATTGTGAGGTGACTTTCAGTGTGTTGGCGGTGATCCAGCGCCCCATGTCGATCTGCCGACTCGGCGACTGCCGGGCATACCACTCGGTGAAGGCCAACGGCGCAGTTTCCGGGTCCAACCGCCACCGCGGGTCGTCCCGGTCCAACTCGTTGTCGGGCGCGTCCCAGTCGATGTCGACGTACGGGTCGAACCCCCGTCGGGTCGTGGCACCCGAGAGGGACGCAACCCTCTCCAGGTACTGACCCTCCAGTGCGTCGTCCATGTCATTGAGTGCGGTCATATCCCTGTCCGTTGAGCCGGTTGCCTCTCGGCAGCACAAGACCGTGAACCTCTAGGTGACAGTTAGGCGATCCTCGTGGACACAGGCTTGCACGGCAGACCCAGCTAAACGACACGCGGCGCGCGCCGCTGCTCAGGAGTGTCCAAACCGTTATCGACGCGTCCGTCAGCGAAGCGGGCGACGGCTGGCAAAAACGGCTGCCCGCGTTGAGGTTTCGGACGCTACAGAACCGAGTGCGTACGGAACCGCGCGATCTCGTTTTCCGGCGCGTACGGCGCCGACCGTGCCATCACCGTCCGCGCAGGGAACCGTTCATCGTCGCTGTCCAGGATGCGGACGCCGGCGGCTGGGTCGGTGACGCAGAAGCCGTCGATCGAGAGCGCCAGACCGTCGAAGGCGGCCTCCGCGCCGGCGTAGCGCCCGGGGCCGCCATTGGCGCGCTCCAGCAGCTCCAGCGCCTGAGCCGCTCCAAGCGACAGCAGATTCTGACCCCCGAGGACCACCGGGCAATGCGCGGGCACCATGATCTCGACCAGCCGATCGGCCAGGTATCCCAGCACCAAACCGGAGTCCTTGCGCGTCTCCGTCACGCTCTCCGAGGGCGGTCCCTGCTCGACATAGGCGGCGATGAAGGCCTGCTTGTCCTCGTCGCTCAGTCCGTCGCCGAAGAGTGCCAGCGTCTCGTTCACCAGCTCGTCGGAGGCCCGGTCTGCCATCCGCGACTCCACCGCGCCGTACACGCCGGCGTACGCATCCACCTCGTGCGGGGACATGCCGAAGGTGAGCCGGCCCAGTCCGGTCCCTGGGTGCAGTGTCCAATCGTCAGTCATCGGCTCTCTCGTCTGGGTCGCAGGATCGCTCTGCGTACATTAGTGGTGGCCCGCCGCAGCACAGGAGACCCATGACGATCAACGTGATCAACCCCGATGGCCTACCGACCGTCGACCTCTACCATCAGGTAGCCGTGGCATCCGGTTCCCGGCTGGTCTTCCTCGCCGGTCAGGTGTCCGTGGACGCGGACGGCGCCGTGGTCGGCGCCGGCGATCTCGCGACGCAGGTCGAGCAGTGCTTCCGGAACGTCGCGACCGCGCTCGCGGCTGCGGGTGCCACGTTCGCCGACGTCGCCAAGCTGACGATCTACCTCGTCGACTGGACCCCGGACAAGATGGCCGCTCTGGCCGACGGCATCTCCCGCGCCTCGGCCGCTCTGGGCATCACCGCTGCCCCGCCGCTGACCGGCATCGGCGTCGCTGCCCTCGCCGGCCCGGAATTGCTGGTCGAGGTGGAGGCGACGGCCGTCGCGGGGTGAGGCGCGCCGGCCCCGATTCGTCAGGAGTGCTCAGGAGTTGAGCGCGTCGGCTTTCGCCCGAGAATAGGCAGCATCCAGGCAGGCGGCCGCGGCCTCTTCAATTGCACTCTCCGCAAACAGAATAGCGTCGACCGCGTAGTCCTCGGCGTACTCGGCGTCGCGTTCGGCGACCTTGGCGTCGTGTTCTTCCTTCTTCTCGTCGATGGTCGACCGAAGCTTGGCGAGGTGGGCCTTCCACTTTCCGCGGAGTTCATCCCACTGGCCGGACACAGTCTCCGAGGCACCGTCCAGCTTGTCCTTGAAACGGTCAGCAGTCGATTCGGCGTGTTGGCGCGCCGCGGCGGCGTCAGCCTTCAATTGCTCTTTCTCGTGCCCTGCGGACGCTTTGATCCGGTCCGCTGATTCCTTTGCCCTTTCCGAGATTTCGTCGAACTTCTCACTGAGACGATTGTTGGACATCAATTGCCCCTTTTCCATTCACCCGGTACCGGCCCACGGGCCGCGATGTGTTCCAGCGTGTCACGAAGGAGCCCGGGCCGATACCCCCAACGGCAGAGCAACATTCACTCTTTGTGCTCGCGGCGCTGTCGTCGTCAACGGGCCTTCGACGATCACGCGGCCGACAGACCGGCGGGCTGGAGTATGGCAATGTACTTCGGTGTGCTCGCTACACGCAGCGCCCGCACCCAGGAGCGTGCTGCGGGCTGCGCCTTTGACACTCACACCGCCTTTCCCGGCCCGGCAACAGCAGCCACAGCAAAGCTGTGAAGCCGAAATCCGATGCCCCGCCACATCACTGGTTCTCACCGCGGATTGAATCCATGCGTCTTCCGCGCATCGCGTGGGTGACGAACAGCGGGCGCATACTGCCACCATCGCGCTGCGGCAGACCTAGGCTGGAGGCAGCGGGGGCGACCGGCCGCCGGTGGAGCGACGGGTTGCACCAATGACCAGAAACCGTCTCGACAACAAGAGGGTCGTCATCACCGGCGCGGCCAGCGGCATCGGCCGGGCGGCCGCCGAACTGATGGTCGCCGAAGGTGCCCGCGTGCTCATCGCCGATCTCAGCGCCGACGCTGCACATGCCGCCGCTGCCGAGATCGGCGACAACGCGTTGGGCATCGAGGTGAACGTCCTCGACGACACGTCGGTCGCGGGGATGATCGATCGTGCCGTCGCCGAGTTCGGCGGCATCGACGTGCTGTGCAACCACGTGGGCGGCAGCGATCCGCGCAAGGATCTCGACCTGCTGCGCCTGGATCTCACCGAATGGGACCGGGCGATGACGCTCAATGCGCGCAGCACCGTCGTCGCCTCCCGCTTGGCGTTGCCGCACATGATCGACGGTGGCGGCGGCTCCATCATCAACACCGTGTCGGTCGCGGGTCTCACCGGTGACACGCTGCAGTGCGCCTACGGGGCGGCCAAGGCCGCGGTGATCCGGCTCACCCAGTACATCGCGGTCCAGTACGGCCGGAAGCATGTGCGCTGCAACAGCATTGCACCAGGGGCCATCATGACACCCGCACTGCGCGACAATGTGTCAGCGGAGGTGATCGCCGACATACGCAGCCACAACCCTCTCGACGTGATCGGCACCCCCGAGGATATCGGCTGGGCCATGGTGTACCTGGCCTCCGACGAGTCGCGGTACATGACCGGCCAGACTCTGGTGCTCGACGGCGGCCTGACTGCACAGAGCCCGATCGCGGCCAGCCGCGGCCGCTTGCTCGATGATTGAGCGTGCGCGGCGCTGGCTTGCCGGAGTGACGGTAGTGGTGCTGCTGACCGGCTGCACTGTTGCCACCGCCGATCCCGGCCCGCACGCCGGGCAGTTGCTCACCGCTCGGCCGTTGACGACCACAGCAGCGTTGCCCAGCGCCGACACCCGACTGATCACCTATGTCTCCGACGACGCACACGGCCAACCGATCGTCGTGTCGGGAACTGTGTCGGTACCGAAGTCGGCACCACCCGACGGTGGCTGGCCGGTCATCAGCTGGGCGCACGGCACCACCGGATACGCCGATACGTGTGCCCCCTCGGCAGACACTGCCGACGGCCTCGTCCACGACTATGTCGCCCTGGTCAACCCGATGCTCGACAGTTGGGTGTCGCGTGGCTATGCCGTAGTCCAAACCGATTACCAGGGGCTGGGAACCCCGGGTGGGCACCCCTATGTCGATGGGATCAGTGAAGCCAACGCGGTGATCGACATCGTGCGCGCGGCAACGGCTCTCGACAGCGGAATCGGAACCCGATGGGTGGCCATGGGCCACAGCCAGGGCGGGCAGGCTGCACTGTTCACCGCCCAGGACGCCGAGCGCCGCGACCCCGGCCTCAACCTGGTGGGCGCGGTGTCGATCGCTCCCGGCGGGGTAGGCCTGGACCAGGCTGTTGATCTCATCCGTGCCGGCAGTCCGGAGGTCGAAGCGACGCAACGGTTCCTACCCCTTTTGGTGTTGGGCGCCGCGGTGGTGGATCCGTCGATCGACCCGGATCAGATCTTCAGCAGTCAAGCGCGGCCGTTGTTGACCACAGCCCGGACCGAGTGCCTCGCTCAGCTCAACACGGTGCCGACCGTGCCCCCGGGGCAGGTTTTCGCCGCCGATGCCGCAGTGGATGCGCTGCGCGCCTACCTCAGAGGGCAAGACCCGATCAACCTCACCCGCCGGTGCCGGTCATGCTCGTGCAGGGAACCGCCGACGCCGCCGTCCCCCCAGCCGGTGTCGACGCGCTGGCGAAGGCGCTGTGCGGCAGGAAGGTTGCGCTCGACTACCGGGTGTACCCCGGACAGGACCATCGTGGCGTCATCGCCGCCGCGCTCACAGACACGCACGCGTTCGTCGATTCCGTGCTGACCGGAAAGCCGATCGATACCTGCGTCCGCTGATCCTCGCGGTCAACTACGTCGGGTGCTGAGCGGACGCTGCGGCCGCGCTGAGATGAGAGCGTTCGATGAGGTGCGCGGGCGGGTCGGGTAAGACCACCTCTCGGGAGATCTGGAGATCGGCGTCGATGTGCACCAGCTCCCCGGACGCCAGTAACCGCCACGGCTCGTCGTCCATGGGTTCGCTGGCGAGGACCACCGCCGCCGCGCCGTCCAGCCGCTGACTGTCCGCATTGATTCGCTTGCTGCGCAACATGAATCGTCCGGGATCCACCGTGGTCCGGTCCAGCAGGTACAGGTCGTGGGTGTCGGGGTAGCGCAGCGCCCACAGATCGGTGGCGGTCGCCAGCAGCACGTTGACCGCGTAGATCGGCACGTGAACGCCGAGCCACGTCAGCGCCGCGACCAGCCCTGCGCCGACATCGCCGTGATGGGTGCGGATGTACGCGGTGATCAACGCGAAGACCCGCTCGGAGTCGGTGTCGCCGCGTACCAGGTCCGTGGCCCCGAGCTCAGCGAGGCGGGCGTCGAGGAGGTCCAGTCCACCC from Mycolicibacterium tokaiense includes the following:
- a CDS encoding SDR family NAD(P)-dependent oxidoreductase, whose amino-acid sequence is MTRNRLDNKRVVITGAASGIGRAAAELMVAEGARVLIADLSADAAHAAAAEIGDNALGIEVNVLDDTSVAGMIDRAVAEFGGIDVLCNHVGGSDPRKDLDLLRLDLTEWDRAMTLNARSTVVASRLALPHMIDGGGGSIINTVSVAGLTGDTLQCAYGAAKAAVIRLTQYIAVQYGRKHVRCNSIAPGAIMTPALRDNVSAEVIADIRSHNPLDVIGTPEDIGWAMVYLASDESRYMTGQTLVLDGGLTAQSPIAASRGRLLDD
- a CDS encoding class II glutamine amidotransferase; this translates as MCRLFGLHAGKAVPATFWLLDAPDSLAAQSRRNPDGTGLGVFDAGGAPVVRKQPIAAWRDSDFATEARQMTGSTFIAHVRYATAGAATEVNTHPFLQDGRIFAHNGVVGGLDLLDARLAELGATDLVRGDTDSERVFALITAYIRTHHGDVGAGLVAALTWLGVHVPIYAVNVLLATATDLWALRYPDTHDLYLLDRTTVDPGRFMLRSKRINADSQRLDGAAAVVLASEPMDDEPWRLLASGELVHIDADLQISREVVLPDPPAHLIERSHLSAAAASAQHPT
- a CDS encoding YtxH domain-containing protein, producing MSNNRLSEKFDEISERAKESADRIKASAGHEKEQLKADAAAARQHAESTADRFKDKLDGASETVSGQWDELRGKWKAHLAKLRSTIDEKKEEHDAKVAERDAEYAEDYAVDAILFAESAIEEAAAACLDAAYSRAKADALNS
- a CDS encoding AurF N-oxygenase family protein, translated to MTALNDMDDALEGQYLERVASLSGATTRRGFDPYVDIDWDAPDNELDRDDPRWRLDPETAPLAFTEWYARQSPSRQIDMGRWITANTLKVTSQFEMVLIRGVLHYSGKLPNGSPVFRYLVHELGEECNHIQMFQEFVNRTGEDVPGMRRASRIFAPILGFLGGYFNVIHFIGVLCGEQPLHHQQTVQHRGLAGVPPLLHKITYIHLAEEARHISFADDHLAERMRRAGRLRRAAYAIAFPLLLRWLIGEMIGQPRSFARQFGIPRQVFKSAYWRSDQSRRMMADSAADVRRTAEELGLRTVWSRWIWRALGIDGRVPRYRSEPDRTRRPRGPAVAGRAVTWGRMITTAAMAAVALTATPVGVRIIACAALGAGIWAVYHALRERRGGVVGNQSFEWPRLCVWVLVCVAMIPIGGLIGLAMVVLMILTLAEFMPTV
- a CDS encoding RidA family protein, giving the protein MTINVINPDGLPTVDLYHQVAVASGSRLVFLAGQVSVDADGAVVGAGDLATQVEQCFRNVATALAAAGATFADVAKLTIYLVDWTPDKMAALADGISRASAALGITAAPPLTGIGVAALAGPELLVEVEATAVAG